One genomic window of Etheostoma spectabile isolate EspeVRDwgs_2016 chromosome 5, UIUC_Espe_1.0, whole genome shotgun sequence includes the following:
- the coq5 gene encoding 2-methoxy-6-polyprenyl-1,4-benzoquinol methylase, mitochondrial, giving the protein MAAPTRLLLRRVIRLSHRCNNVPAAGVSARSRCCWGPSTCRCFSDVAGDRSTHFGFETVPETEKAERVYKVFKNVAQKYDTMNDVMSLGIHRLWKDMLLHVMHPQPGAQLLDVAGGTGDISFRFLEYVHSQQERQKRRMARSVQTPSSQDISNNYSTEHEDTPQESRAVVCDINKEMLNVGRKRADSMGISAGLSWVVGNAEELPFDDDQFDIYTIAFGIRNVTHIDQALQEALRVLKPGGRFMCLEFSKVTNPVLARMYDTYSFQMIPVLGEVIAGDWKSYQYLVESIRKFPEQEEFKHMIEDAGFYCVKYHNFTGGVVALHSGFKL; this is encoded by the exons ATGGCTGCACCCACGAGACTACTGCTTCGCCGGGTGATACGTCTTTCTCACAGATGTAATAACGTTCCCGCTGCTGGAGTTTCAGCACGGTCACGTTGCTGTTGGGGACCGTCGACCTGTCGTTGTTTTAGCGATGTAGCCGGAGACAGGAGTACACATTTTGGGTTTGAAACGGTGCCAGAGACAGAGAAGGCGGAGAGAG TGTATAAGGTGTTTAAGAATGTGGCACAGAAGTATGATACCATGAACGATGTCATGAGTCTGGGGATTCATCGACTGTGGAAGGACATGCTGCTGCACGTCATGCACCCACAGCCCGGGGCGCAACTACTGGACGTGGCAGGTGGAACAG GTGACATTTCCTTCCGTTTCCTGGAGTACGTTCATTCTCAGCAAGAACGGCAGAAGCGGCGGATGGCACGATCCGTGCAGACGCCATCTTCACAGGACATTTCTAACAACTACTCCACAGAGCACGAGGACACGCCCCAGGAATCCAGGGCTGTGGTCTGTGACATCAACAAGGAGATGCTGAACGTGGGCAGGAAGAGAGCCGACAGCATGGGCATCAGTGCTG GTCTGTCGTGGGTGGTGGGAAATGCAGAGGAGCTGCCCTTTGATGATGACCAGTTTGATATCTACACTATCGCCTTCGGCATTCGAAACGTCACCCATATAGATCAG GCACTGCAGGAGGCTCTGCGGGTCCTGAAGCCTGGTGGCAGGTTCATGTGCTTAGAGTTCAGCAAAGTGACAAATCCTGTATTGGCAAG GATGTATGACACATACAGTTTTCAGATGATCCCAGTTTTGGGAGAGGTGATTGCTGGAGACTGGAAGTCGTACCAGTATCTGGTAGAAAGCATCCGCAAATTCCCggaacag GAGGAGTTTAAACATATGATCGAGGATGCAGGTTTCTACTGTGTGAAGTATCACAACTTCACCGGTGGGGTTGTGGCTCTTCATTCAGGTTTCAAGCTGTGA